One Bacillus oleivorans genomic window carries:
- the ssb gene encoding single-stranded DNA-binding protein, whose product MLNRTILVGRLTSDITLRYTPSGKPVATGTVAVTRQFNREETDFINIVIWNKAAENTANFTKKGSLIGVDGRIQVRSYDTDNGKRYVTEVVAESVQFLDSKPKSENTPPPKQNTDEDPFADNGEPIDINDEDLPF is encoded by the coding sequence ATGTTAAATAGAACGATTTTAGTTGGCCGCCTTACGTCAGATATAACATTACGTTACACCCCATCAGGGAAACCAGTAGCAACCGGAACCGTTGCCGTAACCCGTCAATTTAACCGAGAGGAAACAGATTTTATCAACATCGTTATCTGGAATAAAGCAGCTGAGAATACAGCCAATTTTACAAAGAAAGGTTCCTTAATCGGAGTAGACGGAAGAATACAAGTAAGGTCATATGATACCGACAACGGAAAACGCTATGTCACAGAAGTAGTCGCAGAATCTGTACAGTTTTTAGATAGCAAGCCAAAGAGTGAGAACACACCACCGCCAAAACAGAATACAGACGAAGATCCATTCGCAGACAATGGGGAACCAATTGATATCAATGACGAGGATCTGCCCTTCTGA
- a CDS encoding phosphoadenosine phosphosulfate reductase family protein gives MNRKEVAWFSGGVSSFIAIYLRKETIDEIFYIDIKDQHEDTIRFLHDCEKALGREIKILRSKDESVKNVIQKYRFINSPYGAKCTQILKKQVRQEWEREQEGQMVYVWGYDGTEQHRANRLKELMPEYEHIFPLIDENLTKEEVHGMLQRLGIKRPVMYEMGYRNNNCIGCVKGGMGYWNKIRKDFPEVFAERAKLEREIGHSCIKGVFLDELEPNRGRIEDEVMEECGIMCEIAYEKIN, from the coding sequence TTGAATCGAAAAGAGGTCGCTTGGTTTAGTGGTGGGGTAAGTAGTTTTATTGCAATATACCTAAGAAAAGAGACAATTGACGAGATATTTTATATCGACATCAAAGATCAGCATGAAGATACAATTCGATTTTTACACGATTGCGAAAAGGCTTTAGGAAGAGAAATAAAAATTCTTAGAAGTAAAGATGAAAGTGTGAAAAATGTAATTCAAAAATATCGTTTTATTAATTCTCCTTATGGCGCTAAATGCACACAGATATTAAAAAAGCAAGTTCGTCAAGAGTGGGAAAGAGAACAAGAAGGACAAATGGTTTATGTCTGGGGATATGACGGAACCGAACAACATAGAGCCAACAGACTAAAGGAACTTATGCCAGAGTATGAACATATCTTTCCCTTAATTGATGAAAATCTAACTAAAGAAGAAGTACATGGAATGTTACAACGATTGGGAATTAAACGCCCTGTAATGTATGAAATGGGATACAGAAACAACAACTGTATTGGGTGTGTAAAAGGCGGAATGGGTTACTGGAACAAGATACGCAAGGATTTCCCGGAAGTATTTGCAGAAAGGGCAAAACTAGAACGTGAAATAGGTCATTCTTGCATTAAAGGTGTTTTCTTAGACGAGTTAGAGCCGAATAGAGGCAGAATTGAAGATGAAGTCATGGAAGAGTGCGGAATAATGTGTGAGATAGCTTACGAAAAAATTAATTAG